Proteins encoded in a region of the Gemmatimonadaceae bacterium genome:
- a CDS encoding M13 family metallopeptidase produces MISRSAFLFGALFGGLAAATPVVAQQTAGVPAASKAGAPKALDRANLDTTCAACSDFYTFANGGWLKRTTIPAKYGEWGAFDQLQDKNETIVREIVEAAARDVKSGKAKAPSNQFKIGAFYGACIDTAAIEALGTKPIQASMERIAAIKSSADLPAALTTLEKSDGLAPFGVGAGQDLKNADRIIANAGQGGLSLPEKNYYISQDTAMKSIRDKFEKHVAAMFKLDGESDAEAAAHAKTVLEIETKFAGASMDRVTMRNPDAIYHLMTVAQFDSIAPRMKWDTFLTTMGAPAGLKEINVSQPDFFKAMDGFITSIAVDDWKTLLRWRLLNVSASRLPKRFADENFSFQKTFTGQKEKLPRWQICERNTDGVLGEAVGQEYVARTFTPAAKARAKAIVDNMVSVLHDQIGQLDWMSDSTKKQAAAKLEAFTRKIGYPDKWRDYSKLEVRVGDYDGNFKRFSDWSAERNWAKVGKPIDRSEWGMTPPEVNAYYNPLWNEIVFPAGILQPPFYDPNADDGVNYGAMGAVIGHEMSHGFDDQGRRFDARGNLRDWWTKSDADKYNAQAQRVVDQFNAYTIVDSTTHVNGKLTLGENIGDLGGLKIAYLALEKSLKEHGRPAKIDGFTPEQRFFLGWAQVWRTLQSDAAAKAQVNTNPHAPAKWRVNGPLSNMPEFKAAWGCKDGDPMVRPDSLRARIW; encoded by the coding sequence ATGATCTCTCGATCCGCTTTCCTATTCGGGGCGCTGTTCGGCGGCCTGGCCGCGGCGACGCCGGTCGTTGCTCAGCAGACGGCCGGCGTACCGGCCGCGTCGAAGGCTGGCGCGCCCAAGGCGCTCGACCGCGCCAACCTCGACACGACCTGCGCGGCGTGCTCGGACTTCTATACGTTCGCCAACGGTGGTTGGCTCAAGCGCACGACCATCCCCGCCAAGTACGGTGAATGGGGCGCGTTCGACCAGCTCCAGGACAAGAACGAGACGATCGTTCGCGAGATCGTCGAGGCCGCGGCGCGTGACGTCAAATCCGGCAAGGCCAAGGCGCCGTCGAACCAGTTCAAAATCGGCGCGTTTTATGGCGCGTGCATCGACACGGCCGCGATCGAGGCGCTCGGCACCAAGCCGATCCAGGCGTCGATGGAGCGGATCGCGGCGATCAAATCGTCGGCCGACCTCCCGGCGGCGCTCACCACGCTCGAGAAGTCCGACGGCCTGGCGCCGTTCGGCGTCGGCGCGGGCCAGGACCTCAAGAACGCCGACCGGATCATCGCCAACGCCGGTCAGGGCGGCCTGAGTCTGCCGGAGAAGAACTATTACATCTCGCAGGACACGGCCATGAAGAGTATCCGCGACAAATTCGAGAAACACGTCGCGGCGATGTTCAAGCTCGACGGCGAAAGCGATGCCGAGGCGGCCGCGCACGCGAAGACCGTGCTGGAGATCGAGACAAAATTTGCCGGCGCGTCGATGGATCGCGTGACGATGCGCAACCCCGACGCCATTTATCACCTCATGACGGTCGCGCAGTTCGATTCGATCGCGCCGCGCATGAAGTGGGACACGTTCCTCACGACGATGGGCGCTCCGGCAGGTCTCAAGGAGATCAACGTCTCGCAGCCCGACTTCTTCAAGGCGATGGACGGCTTCATCACGTCCATCGCGGTCGACGATTGGAAGACGCTGCTCCGCTGGCGCCTGCTCAACGTCTCCGCGTCGCGGCTGCCGAAGCGTTTTGCCGACGAAAACTTCTCGTTCCAGAAGACCTTCACGGGACAGAAGGAGAAGCTTCCGCGCTGGCAGATCTGCGAGCGAAACACCGACGGCGTCCTCGGCGAAGCCGTCGGACAGGAGTACGTCGCGCGTACGTTCACGCCCGCCGCCAAGGCGCGCGCCAAAGCGATCGTCGACAACATGGTGTCGGTGCTGCACGATCAGATCGGACAGCTCGATTGGATGAGCGACTCGACCAAGAAGCAGGCGGCCGCCAAGCTCGAGGCGTTCACGCGCAAAATCGGATACCCCGACAAATGGCGTGATTACTCGAAGCTCGAGGTCCGCGTCGGCGACTACGACGGCAACTTCAAGCGGTTCAGCGACTGGTCAGCCGAGCGAAACTGGGCCAAGGTCGGCAAGCCGATCGACCGCAGCGAGTGGGGGATGACGCCGCCAGAGGTGAACGCGTACTACAACCCGCTCTGGAACGAGATCGTTTTCCCGGCGGGCATTCTCCAGCCGCCGTTCTATGATCCGAACGCCGACGACGGCGTGAACTACGGCGCGATGGGCGCGGTCATTGGCCACGAAATGTCGCACGGCTTCGACGACCAGGGCCGCCGCTTCGACGCCAGGGGCAACCTGCGCGATTGGTGGACGAAGAGCGACGCCGACAAGTACAACGCTCAAGCGCAGCGCGTCGTCGATCAATTCAACGCCTACACGATCGTCGACTCGACGACGCACGTGAACGGCAAGCTCACGCTCGGCGAGAACATCGGCGACCTCGGCGGCCTGAAGATCGCGTACCTTGCGCTCGAGAAGTCACTGAAAGAGCACGGCCGTCCCGCGAAGATCGACGGTTTCACGCCCGAGCAGCGTTTCTTCCTTGGCTGGGCTCAAGTGTGGCGCACGCTCCAAAGCGACGCCGCGGCGAAGGCTCAGGTCAACACCAACCCCCACGCCCCGGCGAAGTGGCGCGTCAACGGACCGCTCAGCAACATGCCGGAGTTCAAGGCCGCATGGGGCTGCAAGGACGGCGACCCGATGGTGCGCCCGGATTCGCTCCGCGCTCGTATTTGGTAG
- the metK gene encoding methionine adenosyltransferase has product MSSYTFTSESVSEGHPDKVCDFIADSILDAHLAGDAASRVACEVLCKSGEVVLAGEITSKVNVDYEKIARDAIREIGYVDPHEAFNADGVRVTQFISKQSGDIAMGVDTGGAGDQGIMFGYATDETPELMPLPVQLAHRLSQRLATARKRGERAWLRPDSKTQVSVRYEDHRPVRVETVLVSTQHTQEAAQDEIRDFVASCLLPEVLGPWFGPHVEILVNPTGQFIEGGPSADCGVTGRKIIVDSYGGMGRHGGGAFSGKDPSKVDRSGAYFGRFVARQVVRNKLASRAEVQVAYAIGRAQPVSVRVDTFGTGDIAAAADFVREFDYRPEAMIERLALRRPIYRQTTNYGHFGKPSLSWEA; this is encoded by the coding sequence ATGAGCTCGTACACGTTCACGTCGGAGTCGGTCAGCGAAGGGCATCCGGACAAAGTCTGCGATTTCATCGCCGACTCCATCCTCGACGCGCATCTCGCCGGCGATGCCGCCAGCCGCGTCGCCTGCGAGGTGTTGTGCAAGAGCGGCGAAGTCGTGCTCGCGGGCGAGATCACGTCGAAGGTGAACGTCGACTATGAGAAGATCGCGCGCGATGCGATTCGCGAGATCGGATACGTCGATCCGCACGAAGCGTTCAACGCCGACGGAGTGCGCGTCACGCAGTTCATCTCCAAGCAATCGGGCGACATCGCGATGGGCGTCGACACGGGCGGCGCGGGCGACCAGGGCATCATGTTCGGTTACGCGACCGACGAGACGCCCGAGCTCATGCCCTTGCCGGTGCAGCTCGCCCACCGGCTATCTCAGCGACTCGCCACGGCGCGCAAGCGGGGTGAACGCGCGTGGCTGCGGCCGGACTCGAAGACTCAGGTCAGCGTCCGCTATGAAGACCATCGTCCGGTGCGCGTCGAGACGGTGCTCGTCTCCACGCAGCACACGCAGGAGGCGGCGCAGGACGAGATCCGCGATTTCGTCGCGAGCTGCCTCCTTCCGGAGGTGCTCGGTCCGTGGTTCGGGCCGCACGTCGAGATACTCGTGAATCCCACGGGGCAATTCATCGAAGGCGGACCGTCGGCCGACTGCGGCGTCACCGGCCGCAAGATCATCGTCGACTCCTACGGCGGCATGGGCCGCCACGGCGGCGGCGCGTTCAGCGGAAAGGATCCATCGAAGGTGGACCGCAGCGGCGCGTACTTTGGCCGCTTCGTCGCTCGTCAGGTCGTTCGCAACAAGCTCGCATCGCGCGCCGAAGTGCAGGTCGCGTATGCAATCGGCCGCGCGCAGCCGGTATCGGTTCGTGTGGACACGTTCGGAACGGGCGACATCGCGGCGGCCGCGGACTTCGTGCGCGAGTTCGATTATCGCCCCGAAGCGATGATCGAGCGCCTCGCGCTCCGCCGGCCGATCTACCGACAGACGACCAACTACGGACACTTCGGAAAGCCGTCGCTCAGCTGGGAAGCGTAG